The following is a genomic window from Spiribacter sp. 1M189.
ATGTCCCTCTGATTCGACCGGCCACGCTGGAAGCATTGGTGTCTGAAGCCAGCGGTGCCTTGTCGCTGCTCACCGTGGCGCTGCCGGATCCCACCGGTTACGGGCGAGTGTTGCGCGGCGAAGGTGGTGCCGTGGATGCCATCATCGAAGAAAAGGACGCCACGCCGGCGCAACGCGCTGTTACCGAGGTCAATACCGGCGTGATGTGTCTGCCCGCCCAACCGCTTCGGCGCTGGCTCGGTGCCCTCGACGCCGGCAATGCCCAGGGCGAGTACTATCTGACCGACTGCATCGCTATGGCGCGCCGCGACGGTTGGCCCGTGCATCCGCTCGCCTGTACTGACCCCTGGGAAGTGCAGGGCGTTAATGACCGCGCCCAGCTGGCCGCGGTGGAGCGAGCCGCCCAGCACCGTCAGGCGGTGGCCCTGATGCGTGACCAGGGCCTCGGGCTGGCCGATCCGGCGCGCTTTGACCTGCGTGGCGAACTGACGGTCGGCCGGGACTGTTCCATTGATGCCAGCGTCATCATCGAAGGGACGGTCACCCTCGGCGATGATGTTCACATCGGCCCTTTCACCCGTCTCTGCGACTGTCACATCCAGCCGGGCACCCGCGTGTTGGCACACTGTGATATCGAGGGCAGTGAAATCGGTCACGGCTGCCGTATCGGTCCGTTCGCGCGACTCCGCCCGGGCACGTCTCTGGCTGATCGAGTCCGAGTCGGTAATTTCGTCGAGACCAAGCAGGCGCATGTCGGCCTCGATAGCAAAATCAACCATCTCTCCTATATCGGAGACACCCAATTGGGTGCTGAAGTAAATGTTGGGGCGGGAACCATCACCTGCAATTACGATGGCCGGGAAAAGCATGTCACCCGCATTGGTGACCGGGTTTTCATTGGCTCGAATACGG
Proteins encoded in this region:
- the glmU gene encoding bifunctional UDP-N-acetylglucosamine diphosphorylase/glucosamine-1-phosphate N-acetyltransferase GlmU, translated to MSSQPLSVVVLAAGEGKRMRSTRPKVLQTVAGRPMLAHVLDAASALKPEAIHVVYGHGGDAVQAAFANRSLAWALQSEQLGTGHAVAQALPAIPDDHQILVLCADVPLIRPATLEALVSEASGALSLLTVALPDPTGYGRVLRGEGGAVDAIIEEKDATPAQRAVTEVNTGVMCLPAQPLRRWLGALDAGNAQGEYYLTDCIAMARRDGWPVHPLACTDPWEVQGVNDRAQLAAVERAAQHRQAVALMRDQGLGLADPARFDLRGELTVGRDCSIDASVIIEGTVTLGDDVHIGPFTRLCDCHIQPGTRVLAHCDIEGSEIGHGCRIGPFARLRPGTSLADRVRVGNFVETKQAHVGLDSKINHLSYIGDTQLGAEVNVGAGTITCNYDGREKHVTRIGDRVFIGSNTALVAPLTVGEGVTIGAGTTVREDIPADTLTVETGHLRQIPGWRSKERD